One part of the Mycobacterium marinum genome encodes these proteins:
- the priA gene encoding bifunctional 1-(5-phosphoribosyl)-5-((5-phosphoribosylamino)methylideneamino)imidazole-4-carboxamide isomerase/phosphoribosylanthranilate isomerase PriA: MPLILLPAVDVVEGRAVRLVQGKAGSETEYGSALDAALGWQRDGAEWIHLVDLDAAFGRGSNRELLAEVVGKLDVAVELSGGIRDDDSLAAALATGCARVNLGTAALENPQWCARMIAEHGEKVAVGLDVQIVDGKHRLRGRGWETDGGDLWEVLQRLDSEGCSRYVVTDVTKDGTLAGPNLELLAGVAGRTEAPVIASGGVSSLDDLRAIATLTGQGVEGAIVGKALYAGRFTLPQALTAVRE; this comes from the coding sequence GTGCCATTGATATTGTTGCCCGCTGTCGACGTGGTCGAGGGTCGCGCCGTGCGATTGGTCCAAGGCAAGGCCGGCAGTGAAACGGAATACGGCTCGGCGCTGGATGCCGCGCTGGGTTGGCAGCGCGACGGCGCGGAGTGGATTCACCTGGTCGACCTCGACGCCGCATTCGGCAGAGGGAGCAACCGCGAACTACTCGCGGAGGTGGTGGGCAAACTCGACGTTGCGGTAGAGCTATCCGGGGGTATTCGCGACGACGACTCGCTGGCCGCGGCACTGGCAACCGGTTGCGCCAGGGTGAACCTGGGTACCGCGGCGCTGGAAAACCCACAATGGTGCGCCCGGATGATCGCCGAGCATGGTGAGAAGGTGGCGGTCGGACTCGACGTCCAAATCGTGGACGGCAAGCATCGACTGCGCGGCCGGGGGTGGGAAACCGACGGCGGTGATCTGTGGGAGGTGCTGCAGCGCCTGGATAGCGAAGGATGTTCACGCTACGTCGTCACCGACGTGACCAAAGATGGCACGTTGGCAGGCCCCAATCTCGAACTGCTGGCAGGTGTGGCCGGTCGTACCGAGGCGCCGGTGATCGCATCCGGCGGTGTTTCCAGCCTGGATGACTTACGTGCGATCGCAACCCTGACGGGCCAGGGGGTCGAGGGTGCCATCGTGGGTAAAGCGCTCTACGCCGGAAGGTTCACCTTGCCGCAGGCGCTGACCGCGGTACGGGAGTAG
- a CDS encoding inositol monophosphatase family protein, with protein MDLAARLVTLVEQASAILDAAVPRFLGGHRADSAVPKKGNDFATEVDLAIERQVVAALEAATGIGVHGEEFGGTDVDSPWVWVLDPVDGTFNYAAGSPMAAILLGLLHEGEPVAGLTWLPFIGERYTAVAGGPLLRNGLPQASLAPAKLSESLMGVGTFSVDSRGRFPGRYRLAVLENLSRVSSRLRIHGSTGIDLVYVADGILGGAISFGGQVWDHAAGVAQVRAAGGTVTTLTGDPWTPTSRSVLAAAPGVHEEILEIVRKTGDPEDY; from the coding sequence ATGGATTTGGCTGCACGGTTGGTCACCTTGGTTGAGCAGGCGTCGGCAATTTTGGATGCCGCGGTGCCGAGGTTCCTCGGCGGCCACCGTGCCGATTCGGCAGTTCCCAAGAAGGGCAACGACTTTGCCACAGAGGTGGATCTCGCGATTGAGCGACAAGTCGTTGCGGCGCTGGAAGCTGCTACCGGAATCGGGGTACACGGCGAAGAATTCGGTGGTACCGATGTGGATTCGCCCTGGGTTTGGGTGCTCGACCCGGTCGACGGCACTTTCAACTATGCCGCCGGCTCGCCGATGGCCGCCATATTGCTCGGCCTGCTGCACGAAGGTGAACCGGTGGCCGGCCTGACCTGGTTACCGTTCATCGGCGAGCGCTACACCGCGGTGGCAGGTGGCCCGTTGCTGAGAAATGGCCTCCCGCAGGCATCGCTGGCTCCCGCGAAGTTGTCGGAGAGCCTCATGGGTGTAGGCACATTCAGCGTCGACTCCCGGGGCCGTTTTCCGGGGCGTTATCGGCTTGCGGTGCTGGAGAACCTCAGTCGGGTGTCATCGCGGTTGCGTATCCATGGGTCCACCGGCATCGACCTTGTTTATGTAGCCGACGGGATCCTAGGCGGTGCAATTAGTTTCGGCGGTCAGGTTTGGGATCATGCTGCGGGAGTCGCGCAGGTGCGGGCCGCGGGAGGCACCGTCACGACCTTGACCGGTGATCCGTGGACCCCAACCTCGCGTTCGGTGCTGGCCGCGGCGCCGGGAGTCCACGAAGAGATCCTTGAGATCGTACGTAAGACAGGCGACCCGGAGGACTACTGA
- the hisF gene encoding imidazole glycerol phosphate synthase subunit HisF, whose protein sequence is MYTDTGLAVRVIPCLDVDAGRVVKGVNFENLRDAGDPVELAAAYDAEGADELTFLDVTASSSGRATMLEVVRHTAEQVFIPLTVGGGVRTVADVDLLLRAGADKVSVNTAAIARPDLLADMATQFGSQCIVLSVDARKVPVGCAPTPSGWEVTTHGGRRGTGIDAVEWAARGADLGVGEILLNSMDADGTKAGFDLAMLRAVRAAVTVPVIASGGAGNVDHFAPAVAAGADAVLAASVFHFRELTIGQVKAAMAAEGITVR, encoded by the coding sequence ATGTACACGGATACCGGCCTTGCGGTGCGCGTCATCCCGTGCCTGGATGTTGACGCCGGACGGGTGGTCAAGGGGGTCAATTTCGAGAATCTGCGGGATGCGGGCGATCCTGTGGAACTTGCGGCCGCATATGACGCCGAGGGAGCCGACGAACTTACCTTTCTCGACGTCACCGCGTCGTCGTCGGGCAGGGCCACCATGTTGGAAGTGGTGCGCCACACCGCGGAGCAAGTGTTCATTCCGCTCACGGTTGGCGGCGGGGTGCGTACCGTGGCTGATGTCGATCTATTGCTACGTGCGGGGGCCGACAAGGTTTCGGTGAACACGGCCGCGATCGCTCGCCCTGACCTGCTGGCCGACATGGCAACGCAATTCGGGTCCCAATGCATCGTGTTGTCCGTGGATGCGCGCAAGGTGCCGGTTGGCTGCGCCCCGACACCTTCGGGCTGGGAGGTCACTACTCACGGCGGCCGCCGTGGCACCGGTATCGATGCCGTGGAATGGGCCGCCCGCGGCGCCGACCTTGGAGTAGGGGAGATCTTGTTGAATTCCATGGATGCTGACGGCACCAAGGCGGGATTCGACCTGGCAATGTTGCGCGCGGTTCGCGCGGCGGTCACGGTTCCGGTGATCGCCAGCGGCGGCGCCGGGAACGTGGACCATTTTGCTCCCGCTGTTGCCGCCGGCGCTGACGCGGTATTGGCGGCCAGTGTCTTTCACTTCCGGGAGCTGACGATCGGCCAGGTCAAGGCCGCGATGGCCGCAGAAGGGATCACCGTGCGATGA
- the hisI gene encoding phosphoribosyl-AMP cyclohydrolase — protein MTLDPNVAARLKRNADGLFTAVVQERGSGDVLMVAWMDDDALDRTLKTREATYYSRSRGEQWVKGATSGHTQYVHSVRLDCDGDTVLLTVDQVGGACHTGDHTCFDATVLL, from the coding sequence ATGACTCTTGACCCAAACGTCGCCGCCCGCCTGAAGCGCAACGCCGACGGATTGTTCACCGCCGTGGTCCAGGAGCGTGGCAGCGGGGACGTGTTGATGGTCGCCTGGATGGATGACGATGCTTTGGATCGAACCTTGAAAACCCGTGAAGCGACCTACTATTCGCGATCTCGCGGCGAACAGTGGGTCAAGGGAGCGACCTCTGGACACACCCAGTATGTGCACTCCGTGCGGTTGGACTGCGACGGTGACACGGTGCTGCTCACCGTCGATCAGGTGGGTGGGGCCTGCCACACGGGTGACCACACCTGCTTCGACGCCACCGTGCTGCTTTGA
- a CDS encoding succinylglutamate desuccinylase/aspartoacylase family protein, which translates to MLRQTHELPGSPHRLTVLSFGAAGTGRKAYLQAGLHADELPGMLVLRILAGHLAEAEARGALHGEILLVPQANPIGLTQTETSFLFGRLESGTGENFNRNYADLSDLPSLSLGPDAAANVETIRAAMSARLAAMPPDGALAQLRHRLLTLAHDADLVLDLHADNEAEPHMYVGPALWPAAKDIAAAIDARAVLLAEVSGGRPFDEACAGPWWALAANHPGLPIPPACLAATLEMGCNDDVDPERAADQAMALLRMLAGRGFVDGPGGQPALSCRATALTAMAQLRSPVTGLVAYRRRLGDLVRKGDLVATVIDPLGEETELRAETDGRLFARHSQPYAWPGRVIGKIAGEIPLEGRKGNLLSD; encoded by the coding sequence GTGCTGCGCCAGACCCACGAACTGCCGGGCTCGCCACATCGACTGACTGTGCTCAGCTTCGGTGCGGCGGGTACGGGCAGGAAAGCCTATTTGCAGGCCGGCCTGCATGCCGACGAGTTGCCCGGCATGCTGGTCTTGCGCATTCTGGCCGGGCATCTGGCCGAAGCGGAAGCTCGCGGCGCGCTCCATGGTGAAATCCTGCTGGTGCCGCAGGCAAACCCGATCGGCCTGACACAGACCGAAACCAGCTTCCTGTTCGGTCGGCTCGAAAGCGGCACCGGGGAAAACTTCAACCGGAACTATGCCGATCTGTCAGACCTTCCAAGCCTGTCGCTGGGACCGGACGCGGCGGCGAACGTCGAGACGATCCGGGCCGCGATGTCCGCGCGGCTTGCGGCGATGCCCCCGGATGGAGCCTTGGCGCAGCTGCGCCACAGATTGCTGACGCTCGCCCATGACGCCGACCTCGTGCTCGATCTTCACGCCGACAACGAGGCTGAGCCGCACATGTATGTCGGCCCGGCGCTGTGGCCGGCGGCCAAGGACATCGCCGCCGCGATCGATGCGCGAGCGGTGCTTCTGGCAGAGGTGTCGGGCGGTCGCCCCTTCGATGAGGCCTGCGCCGGTCCGTGGTGGGCGCTGGCCGCGAACCATCCCGGTCTGCCCATTCCGCCGGCCTGCCTGGCCGCCACGCTGGAAATGGGATGCAATGACGATGTCGATCCCGAACGTGCCGCCGATCAAGCCATGGCGCTGCTGCGCATGTTGGCCGGACGCGGCTTTGTCGATGGGCCGGGCGGGCAGCCGGCTTTGTCCTGCCGCGCCACGGCGTTGACGGCCATGGCGCAGCTGCGCTCGCCGGTCACGGGGCTCGTCGCCTATCGCCGCCGGCTGGGAGATCTGGTCCGCAAGGGCGATCTCGTCGCCACGGTGATCGACCCGCTTGGCGAGGAGACGGAATTGCGGGCCGAGACCGACGGGCGGCTCTTTGCTCGCCATAGCCAGCCTTATGCCTGGCCGGGACGGGTGATCGGCAAGATCGCGGGCGAGATTCCGCTGGAGGGCAGAAAGGGCAATTTACTTTCGGATTGA
- a CDS encoding cyanophycinase yields MTRQISRISLTDCGSATPKLAIIGGRLEDDNAAVYHEMHRLAGGRIVVFPTASSVPDEVGAEAVGVFRAYGFDAALAGVYGAGAAAAAQDTAIADLVEDYGSVYFTGGDQALITGALAPKGTESRVLKAIRTAQLNGAMVAGSSAGAAMMSDVMISGGTSLEAATYGVVDDPDEPGMLLEPGLGFFPWGMVDQHFIKRGRFGRLVVGMQASGAKRGFGIDENTALFIEGTSARVIGEYGAFVLHLEEAKVDRRRKLIENIGFSYADDGDSYDLETGEVLPGPGKRPVTQRDITYRAPARSLRNVFAAYTLYDLTARLVLGDPEAYPADRARAIEPKAGCATSVEISRQGGRAAAYIPGAGRDFRMTAVDFRASMRTRQLNAAQLAENRWAALSRDYGMKPGQQARMMMLGSAPLDRGSPLLAELAAQCEGPVGVLAAASAEPNAAAREYIGALRGHGVEATDLRVTIDNVDRQMREEALVEQIAALRTIILTGGNQIRLVESLLYRGDVTPLLTAIARARAAGAMIVGVGGAASALSGFMIGGGTSYEALRFGIASDMGRHGLVIQEGLGFFGAAIVDQKLSSSLRLGRLAVACAEESVRFGLGLLEDSGVIANHDNTQLTAIGARGAVLVELDPLKTELAGDDFIAPDTKLCFAGPGDVIDMVTGTVTRAAPATASAAALDTLVDALIKDCVGDAGPVTAPGATHEAHIALRYRSHDDGTGHLDIESIRDRHG; encoded by the coding sequence ATGACACGGCAGATCAGCAGAATCTCACTCACTGACTGTGGGAGCGCCACCCCGAAACTGGCAATCATCGGCGGCCGACTGGAGGACGACAATGCCGCCGTCTATCACGAGATGCACCGTCTGGCAGGCGGAAGGATCGTCGTCTTCCCGACGGCCTCGTCGGTGCCCGATGAGGTCGGAGCCGAAGCGGTCGGTGTGTTTCGCGCCTATGGTTTCGATGCCGCCCTGGCCGGGGTTTACGGCGCCGGGGCGGCGGCGGCCGCGCAGGACACGGCGATCGCCGATCTCGTCGAGGACTATGGCAGCGTCTATTTCACCGGCGGCGACCAGGCCCTGATCACCGGGGCGCTGGCGCCGAAGGGCACGGAAAGCCGGGTGCTGAAGGCGATCCGCACAGCGCAGCTCAACGGTGCGATGGTCGCCGGGTCGAGTGCTGGGGCCGCCATGATGTCCGATGTGATGATCTCCGGCGGCACATCGCTGGAAGCTGCGACCTACGGTGTCGTCGATGACCCGGACGAGCCCGGAATGCTGCTGGAGCCGGGGCTCGGCTTCTTTCCCTGGGGCATGGTCGACCAGCATTTCATCAAACGCGGCCGATTCGGCCGGTTGGTCGTCGGCATGCAGGCGTCCGGCGCCAAGCGCGGCTTCGGCATAGACGAAAACACCGCGTTGTTCATCGAGGGCACGAGTGCGCGGGTGATCGGCGAATATGGCGCCTTCGTGCTCCATCTCGAGGAGGCGAAAGTCGATCGCCGCCGCAAGCTGATCGAAAACATCGGTTTCAGCTATGCCGACGACGGTGACAGCTATGACCTGGAAACGGGTGAGGTCCTCCCCGGTCCGGGCAAGCGGCCGGTGACCCAGCGCGACATCACCTACCGGGCCCCAGCCCGCTCGCTTCGCAACGTCTTCGCCGCCTATACCCTCTACGACCTCACGGCGCGGCTGGTGCTGGGGGACCCCGAGGCCTATCCGGCGGATCGGGCGCGCGCGATAGAGCCCAAGGCGGGTTGCGCCACCAGCGTCGAAATATCCCGCCAGGGCGGCCGTGCGGCCGCCTACATTCCCGGAGCCGGGCGTGATTTCCGCATGACGGCGGTGGATTTTCGGGCCAGCATGCGCACCCGCCAGCTCAATGCGGCGCAACTGGCGGAGAACCGGTGGGCGGCGCTGTCCCGCGACTACGGTATGAAGCCGGGACAGCAGGCGCGCATGATGATGCTGGGCTCGGCGCCACTCGACCGCGGCAGTCCGCTGCTTGCGGAACTGGCGGCGCAGTGTGAGGGGCCGGTCGGTGTGCTTGCCGCCGCGTCCGCCGAGCCCAACGCGGCCGCGCGCGAGTACATCGGCGCCTTGCGCGGCCACGGCGTCGAGGCCACCGATCTGCGCGTCACCATCGACAATGTTGATCGCCAGATGCGCGAGGAAGCGTTGGTCGAGCAGATCGCCGCCCTGCGCACCATCATCCTGACCGGCGGTAACCAGATCAGGCTGGTGGAATCCTTGCTCTACCGTGGCGATGTCACGCCGCTGCTGACCGCCATTGCGCGGGCGCGGGCCGCCGGCGCCATGATCGTCGGGGTCGGCGGTGCCGCCTCGGCGCTGTCCGGTTTCATGATCGGAGGCGGCACGTCCTACGAGGCGCTGCGCTTCGGCATCGCCTCGGATATGGGACGGCACGGATTGGTGATCCAGGAAGGGTTGGGGTTTTTCGGCGCCGCCATCGTCGACCAGAAACTGTCGTCCTCGCTTCGTCTCGGCCGCCTCGCCGTCGCCTGCGCCGAGGAAAGCGTGCGCTTCGGGCTCGGTCTTCTCGAAGACAGCGGGGTCATCGCCAACCACGACAACACCCAGCTCACCGCGATCGGCGCGCGCGGCGCCGTCCTGGTCGAGCTCGATCCGCTCAAGACCGAGCTGGCTGGGGACGATTTCATCGCGCCCGACACCAAGCTGTGTTTTGCCGGTCCAGGGGATGTCATCGATATGGTGACCGGGACCGTCACCCGGGCGGCGCCGGCCACCGCGTCCGCCGCCGCGCTGGACACGCTGGTGGACGCACTGATCAAGGATTGCGTTGGCGATGCCGGCCCGGTAACCGCGCCCGGTGCCACACACGAAGCGCATATTGCCTTGCGCTATCGCTCACACGATGATGGCACCGGCCATCTCGATATCGAAAGCATCCGTGATCGGCACGGATGA
- the cphA gene encoding cyanophycin synthetase, whose product MNIDSISVYVGPNVHALEAVIRLQVDVKPSYAETLRGLGAGVIDRLAAVLPGLALEHAEWGAALHAGAGLSIGDLVARLALALEHAAGIDGTLAWSRSTDDPDIVEVFYSYGNEDIGIEAGEVACDMLAAIARADSDDQEAPDLDKNVEDFLTYADRRSLGPSAMELVRAAQARDIPVYRLNDASLIQIGQGKYQQRIEAALTSKTSHIAVEIASDKNLANNLLADLGLPAPRQKLVYSVDEAVGAAERIGYPVVIKPLDGNHGRGVTVNITSEDGIAEAFETADAEGSAVLVETMLRGDDHRLLVVNGQLAAAARRVPGHVKGDGRHTVAELVNIVNQDPRRGVGHENVLTRLELDDQATRLLEEKGYTAETVPAEGEEVHLRKTANISTGGTAVDVTDTIHPDNKLMAERAIRAIGLDVGAVDFLTTDITKSYRETGGGICEINAGPGLRMHIAPSEGTPRDVGGAIMDMLFPPGTQARVPIAALTGTNGKTTCSRMLAHILKMAGHVVGQTSTDAVLIDGNVTVKGDMTGPVSAKMVLRDPSVDIAVLETARGGIVRSGLGYNFCDVGAVLNVASDHLGLGGVDTLDDLARVKRVVAEVTRGTVVLNADDEQTLKMAAFSPARQVMYVTRNPEHELVREHIRLGKLAVVLEQGVNGDQIVIYDNGTQMPLMWTQLIPATLEGKALHNVENAMFATGMAYALGKTLDQISAGLRTFDNSFFQSPGRMNVFDEHGFRVILDYGHNEAAVGAMVDLVDRLKPRGRRIVGLTCPGDRRDEDATAIAAKVAGHFDTYICHRDDNLRDREPDEVPELLRDALIAEGVAPDAISIIGEEEKALDAALEQAQPDDLVLYFCEAITRCWKQIIHFTPKFTAPEPESVAKRLATSIFDVPDGFALTSDDRGVLIVPAK is encoded by the coding sequence TTGAATATCGATTCCATTTCGGTCTATGTCGGTCCGAACGTTCATGCGCTGGAGGCGGTAATCCGGCTCCAAGTGGACGTCAAGCCGAGCTATGCGGAAACCCTCAGGGGCCTGGGGGCGGGCGTGATCGACAGACTGGCAGCGGTGTTGCCGGGGCTTGCGCTCGAACATGCCGAGTGGGGTGCCGCATTGCACGCCGGCGCGGGGCTTTCCATCGGCGATCTGGTCGCAAGGCTGGCTTTGGCGCTCGAGCATGCCGCTGGCATTGACGGCACACTGGCGTGGTCGAGATCGACGGACGATCCCGATATTGTCGAGGTGTTCTACAGCTATGGCAATGAAGACATCGGTATCGAGGCCGGCGAGGTTGCCTGCGACATGCTCGCGGCCATTGCCCGCGCCGACTCCGATGATCAAGAGGCTCCCGACCTCGACAAGAACGTCGAGGATTTCCTGACCTATGCCGACAGGCGTTCTCTGGGGCCCTCCGCCATGGAATTGGTGCGTGCGGCCCAGGCCCGCGACATTCCGGTCTACCGGCTCAACGACGCCAGCCTGATCCAGATCGGCCAGGGCAAGTACCAGCAGCGAATCGAGGCGGCGCTGACGTCGAAGACCTCGCATATCGCCGTCGAAATCGCCTCTGACAAGAATCTCGCCAACAACCTCCTTGCCGATCTCGGTCTGCCCGCGCCGAGGCAGAAGCTGGTCTACAGCGTGGACGAGGCAGTGGGGGCGGCCGAACGCATCGGCTATCCCGTGGTTATCAAGCCGCTCGACGGCAATCATGGCCGGGGCGTCACCGTCAACATCACGTCCGAGGACGGCATCGCCGAGGCCTTCGAGACCGCCGATGCCGAGGGATCGGCCGTGTTGGTGGAGACCATGCTGCGCGGCGACGACCACCGGCTTCTGGTGGTCAATGGCCAGCTCGCCGCCGCCGCGCGCCGGGTGCCGGGTCATGTGAAGGGCGACGGGCGCCACACCGTTGCCGAGCTGGTGAATATCGTCAATCAGGACCCTCGCCGTGGCGTCGGGCATGAAAACGTGCTGACCCGGCTCGAACTCGATGACCAGGCGACGCGCTTGCTCGAGGAAAAGGGCTATACCGCAGAGACGGTCCCCGCCGAGGGCGAGGAAGTGCATCTGCGCAAGACCGCAAATATTTCGACGGGTGGAACGGCGGTGGATGTCACCGACACGATCCATCCCGACAACAAGCTGATGGCCGAGCGGGCAATCCGAGCAATCGGGCTCGATGTCGGCGCCGTAGATTTCCTGACCACCGATATCACCAAGAGCTATCGCGAGACCGGCGGCGGCATCTGCGAGATCAATGCGGGACCAGGCCTGCGCATGCATATCGCGCCCTCCGAGGGCACGCCGCGCGACGTGGGCGGGGCGATCATGGACATGCTCTTCCCGCCCGGAACCCAGGCGCGCGTTCCCATCGCCGCCTTGACCGGAACGAACGGCAAGACCACGTGCTCGCGCATGCTGGCGCACATCCTGAAAATGGCGGGTCATGTCGTGGGGCAGACCTCGACCGACGCCGTGCTGATCGACGGCAACGTGACCGTCAAAGGCGACATGACCGGGCCCGTCTCCGCCAAGATGGTGCTGCGGGATCCCTCGGTCGACATCGCAGTCCTGGAGACGGCGCGCGGCGGCATCGTCCGCTCCGGCCTGGGCTACAACTTTTGCGATGTAGGCGCGGTGCTGAACGTCGCGTCCGATCATCTGGGGCTCGGCGGCGTCGACACGCTGGATGACCTGGCCCGGGTGAAACGCGTCGTCGCCGAAGTCACGCGCGGCACGGTGGTGCTGAACGCCGACGACGAACAGACGCTGAAAATGGCGGCCTTCTCGCCCGCCAGGCAGGTCATGTATGTGACACGCAACCCGGAGCATGAACTGGTGCGCGAACATATCCGGCTCGGCAAGCTTGCGGTCGTTCTCGAGCAGGGCGTGAACGGCGACCAGATCGTGATCTACGACAACGGCACCCAAATGCCGCTGATGTGGACCCAGCTCATCCCGGCGACACTGGAGGGCAAGGCACTACACAACGTCGAAAACGCCATGTTCGCCACCGGCATGGCCTATGCGCTCGGCAAGACACTGGATCAGATCAGCGCCGGATTGCGCACCTTCGACAACAGCTTCTTCCAGAGCCCAGGCCGGATGAATGTCTTCGATGAACACGGATTCCGGGTGATCCTCGACTACGGGCACAACGAGGCGGCAGTAGGGGCCATGGTCGACCTGGTCGACCGGCTCAAGCCGCGCGGGCGCCGGATCGTCGGCCTCACCTGCCCGGGCGACCGGCGCGACGAGGACGCGACGGCGATTGCGGCGAAGGTCGCCGGCCATTTCGACACCTATATCTGCCACCGCGACGACAATCTGCGCGATCGCGAGCCAGACGAAGTGCCCGAGCTGTTGCGCGACGCCCTGATCGCCGAGGGCGTCGCGCCCGACGCGATCAGCATCATCGGTGAGGAAGAAAAGGCCCTCGACGCGGCGCTCGAGCAGGCGCAGCCCGACGATTTGGTGCTGTACTTCTGCGAGGCGATAACGCGCTGCTGGAAGCAGATCATCCACTTCACCCCGAAATTCACCGCGCCCGAACCGGAGTCCGTCGCAAAGCGTCTGGCGACGTCCATATTCGACGTTCCCGATGGCTTCGCTCTCACGTCGGATGATCGAGGTGTGCTGATCGTTCCGGCGAAATGA
- a CDS encoding amino acid permease encodes MAAPTIGLIQQMLRRRPVIGAPVAHGASDQLKRSIGTFQLTLFGVGATVGTGIFFVLSEAVPEAGPGVVASFVIAGIAAGLTAVCYAELASAVPVSGSTYSYAYTTLGELVAMGVAACLLLEYGVSTAAVAVGWSQYVNKLLDNFFGHHLPQALSAAPWGDASPGIINLPAVVLVGLCAVLLIRGASESAKVNTIMVLIKLSVLVMFAVIALTAFDADRFAEFAPFGVAGIGAAAGTIFFSYIGLDAVSTAGDEVKDPQKTMPLAIMAALVTVTTVYVVVTVAALGAQPWRDFEGQQAGLATVLDRVVSGHYWGTVLAAGAVISIFSVTLVVLYGQTRILFAMGRDGLLPPVFAKVRPPNMTPVYNTIIVAVVICILAGFVPLSYLADVVSIGTLVAFIVVSVGVVILRVREPDLPRGFKVPLYPVTPVLSVLACGYILFSLPWYTWLAFSIWVSVVLVFYFVWGRHHSALNDGGDGVIGAMPADADDSDVLAQREH; translated from the coding sequence ATGGCGGCCCCGACAATCGGCCTGATCCAGCAGATGCTGCGCCGACGGCCCGTGATCGGGGCGCCCGTGGCTCACGGCGCCTCCGATCAACTGAAACGCAGTATCGGCACGTTCCAACTCACGCTGTTTGGGGTAGGTGCCACCGTCGGCACAGGCATCTTCTTCGTGCTGTCCGAGGCGGTTCCAGAAGCCGGTCCTGGGGTTGTTGCCTCATTTGTGATCGCCGGAATCGCGGCAGGACTTACCGCGGTCTGTTATGCCGAACTCGCCTCAGCCGTACCGGTTTCGGGGTCAACCTACTCCTACGCCTACACCACTCTCGGCGAGCTGGTCGCAATGGGTGTGGCGGCCTGCCTGCTGCTCGAATACGGCGTGTCCACCGCCGCGGTTGCGGTGGGTTGGAGTCAGTACGTCAACAAGCTGCTTGACAATTTCTTCGGCCATCATCTGCCCCAGGCGCTTTCCGCTGCGCCGTGGGGTGACGCATCCCCGGGAATCATCAACCTTCCCGCTGTCGTATTGGTCGGGTTGTGCGCCGTCCTTCTCATCCGCGGAGCCAGCGAGTCGGCGAAGGTCAACACCATCATGGTGCTGATCAAGCTGAGCGTTCTGGTGATGTTCGCCGTCATCGCCTTAACGGCCTTCGACGCCGATCGGTTCGCTGAGTTCGCGCCCTTCGGTGTCGCCGGAATCGGCGCGGCGGCAGGCACGATCTTCTTCTCGTACATCGGCCTGGATGCGGTGTCCACCGCCGGTGACGAAGTCAAGGATCCTCAGAAGACCATGCCTTTGGCGATCATGGCCGCGTTGGTGACCGTGACAACGGTCTACGTGGTGGTTACCGTGGCCGCACTCGGCGCGCAGCCCTGGCGGGATTTCGAGGGCCAGCAAGCTGGCCTGGCCACCGTCCTCGACAGAGTCGTCTCAGGCCACTACTGGGGCACGGTGTTGGCAGCCGGCGCAGTGATCTCCATATTCTCGGTCACACTTGTGGTCCTGTACGGCCAGACTCGAATCCTGTTCGCCATGGGCCGGGACGGTCTTCTGCCCCCAGTGTTCGCCAAGGTCCGCCCACCCAACATGACACCGGTGTACAACACCATCATCGTCGCGGTGGTGATCTGCATTCTTGCTGGCTTCGTCCCGCTGAGCTATCTGGCGGACGTGGTGTCCATCGGCACCCTGGTCGCGTTCATCGTCGTGTCCGTCGGTGTCGTCATCCTGCGGGTGCGTGAACCCGATCTCCCGCGTGGATTCAAGGTGCCCCTCTACCCCGTGACACCGGTGTTGTCGGTCCTGGCGTGTGGGTACATCCTGTTCAGCCTGCCCTGGTACACCTGGTTGGCGTTCTCCATATGGGTCTCGGTGGTGCTGGTGTTCTACTTCGTCTGGGGCCGCCATCACAGTGCGTTGAACGATGGCGGTGACGGCGTGATCGGTGCCATGCCAGCCGATGCCGACGACAGTGACGTTCTGGCGCAGCGGGAGCACTAA